A single genomic interval of Bos indicus isolate NIAB-ARS_2022 breed Sahiwal x Tharparkar chromosome 5, NIAB-ARS_B.indTharparkar_mat_pri_1.0, whole genome shotgun sequence harbors:
- the ZCRB1 gene encoding zinc finger CCHC-type and RNA-binding motif-containing protein 1 isoform X1: MSGGLAPSKSTVYVSNLPFSLTNNDLYRIFSKYGKVVKVTIMKDKDTRRSKGVAFILFLDKDSAQNCTRAINNKQLFGRVIKASIAIDNGRAAEFIRRRNYFDKSKCYECGESGHLSYACPKNMLGEREPPKKKEKKKKKKIPEPEEEIEEVEESEDEGEDPALDSLSQAIAFQQAKIEEEQKKWKPSSGGPSTSDDSRRPRIKKSTYFSDEEELSD, encoded by the exons atgAGTGGTGGATTGGCCCCAAGTAAAAGCACAGTGTATGTATCCAATCTGCCCTTTTCCCTGACCAACAATGACTTATATCGG ATATTTTCCAAGTATGGCAAAGTTGTAAA GGTTACTATAATGAAAGATAAAGATACCAGAAGGAGTAAAGgggttgcatttattttatttttggataaaGACTCTGCACAAAACTGTACCCGGGCAATAAACAACAAACAG TTATTTGGTAGAGTGATAAAAGCAAGCATTGCTATTGACAATGGAAGAGCAGCTGAGTTCATCCGAAGACGAAACTACTTTGATAAATCTAAGTGTTATGAATGTGGG GAAAGTGGACACTTAAGTTATGCCTGTCCTAAAAATATGCTTGGAGAACGGGAACctccaaagaagaaagagaaaaagaaaaaaaagaaaattcctgagCCAGAAGAAGAAAT tgaagaagtagaagaaagtgaagatgaagggGAAGATCCTGCTCTTGACAGCCTCAGTCAGGCCATAGCTTTCCAG CAAGCCaaaattgaagaagaacaaaaaaaatggaaacccaGTTCAGGAGGTCCTTCAACATCAGATGATTCAAGACGCCCAAGGATAAAGAAAAGCACATACTTCAGTGATGAGGAGGAACTtagtgattaa
- the ZCRB1 gene encoding zinc finger CCHC-type and RNA-binding motif-containing protein 1 isoform X3: MTYIGVTIMKDKDTRRSKGVAFILFLDKDSAQNCTRAINNKQLFGRVIKASIAIDNGRAAEFIRRRNYFDKSKCYECGESGHLSYACPKNMLGEREPPKKKEKKKKKKIPEPEEEIEEVEESEDEGEDPALDSLSQAIAFQQAKIEEEQKKWKPSSGGPSTSDDSRRPRIKKSTYFSDEEELSD, from the exons ATGACTTATATCGG GGTTACTATAATGAAAGATAAAGATACCAGAAGGAGTAAAGgggttgcatttattttatttttggataaaGACTCTGCACAAAACTGTACCCGGGCAATAAACAACAAACAG TTATTTGGTAGAGTGATAAAAGCAAGCATTGCTATTGACAATGGAAGAGCAGCTGAGTTCATCCGAAGACGAAACTACTTTGATAAATCTAAGTGTTATGAATGTGGG GAAAGTGGACACTTAAGTTATGCCTGTCCTAAAAATATGCTTGGAGAACGGGAACctccaaagaagaaagagaaaaagaaaaaaaagaaaattcctgagCCAGAAGAAGAAAT tgaagaagtagaagaaagtgaagatgaagggGAAGATCCTGCTCTTGACAGCCTCAGTCAGGCCATAGCTTTCCAG CAAGCCaaaattgaagaagaacaaaaaaaatggaaacccaGTTCAGGAGGTCCTTCAACATCAGATGATTCAAGACGCCCAAGGATAAAGAAAAGCACATACTTCAGTGATGAGGAGGAACTtagtgattaa
- the ZCRB1 gene encoding zinc finger CCHC-type and RNA-binding motif-containing protein 1 isoform X2 has translation MLLRNYFLNQNRVTIMKDKDTRRSKGVAFILFLDKDSAQNCTRAINNKQLFGRVIKASIAIDNGRAAEFIRRRNYFDKSKCYECGESGHLSYACPKNMLGEREPPKKKEKKKKKKIPEPEEEIEEVEESEDEGEDPALDSLSQAIAFQQAKIEEEQKKWKPSSGGPSTSDDSRRPRIKKSTYFSDEEELSD, from the exons ATGCTTCTGAGAAACTATTTTCTCAATCAAAATAG GGTTACTATAATGAAAGATAAAGATACCAGAAGGAGTAAAGgggttgcatttattttatttttggataaaGACTCTGCACAAAACTGTACCCGGGCAATAAACAACAAACAG TTATTTGGTAGAGTGATAAAAGCAAGCATTGCTATTGACAATGGAAGAGCAGCTGAGTTCATCCGAAGACGAAACTACTTTGATAAATCTAAGTGTTATGAATGTGGG GAAAGTGGACACTTAAGTTATGCCTGTCCTAAAAATATGCTTGGAGAACGGGAACctccaaagaagaaagagaaaaagaaaaaaaagaaaattcctgagCCAGAAGAAGAAAT tgaagaagtagaagaaagtgaagatgaagggGAAGATCCTGCTCTTGACAGCCTCAGTCAGGCCATAGCTTTCCAG CAAGCCaaaattgaagaagaacaaaaaaaatggaaacccaGTTCAGGAGGTCCTTCAACATCAGATGATTCAAGACGCCCAAGGATAAAGAAAAGCACATACTTCAGTGATGAGGAGGAACTtagtgattaa
- the ZCRB1 gene encoding zinc finger CCHC-type and RNA-binding motif-containing protein 1 isoform X4, giving the protein MKDKDTRRSKGVAFILFLDKDSAQNCTRAINNKQLFGRVIKASIAIDNGRAAEFIRRRNYFDKSKCYECGESGHLSYACPKNMLGEREPPKKKEKKKKKKIPEPEEEIEEVEESEDEGEDPALDSLSQAIAFQQAKIEEEQKKWKPSSGGPSTSDDSRRPRIKKSTYFSDEEELSD; this is encoded by the exons ATGAAAGATAAAGATACCAGAAGGAGTAAAGgggttgcatttattttatttttggataaaGACTCTGCACAAAACTGTACCCGGGCAATAAACAACAAACAG TTATTTGGTAGAGTGATAAAAGCAAGCATTGCTATTGACAATGGAAGAGCAGCTGAGTTCATCCGAAGACGAAACTACTTTGATAAATCTAAGTGTTATGAATGTGGG GAAAGTGGACACTTAAGTTATGCCTGTCCTAAAAATATGCTTGGAGAACGGGAACctccaaagaagaaagagaaaaagaaaaaaaagaaaattcctgagCCAGAAGAAGAAAT tgaagaagtagaagaaagtgaagatgaagggGAAGATCCTGCTCTTGACAGCCTCAGTCAGGCCATAGCTTTCCAG CAAGCCaaaattgaagaagaacaaaaaaaatggaaacccaGTTCAGGAGGTCCTTCAACATCAGATGATTCAAGACGCCCAAGGATAAAGAAAAGCACATACTTCAGTGATGAGGAGGAACTtagtgattaa